CTTCAGGGCGTCGGACGCATCCGACACGGACCGGTTCAACCGGCTCTCCGCCGCGGACAGGTCCACCGATCCGCCCGCGAGGATGTTCAGCGCATCGTGCAGGGCGCGGGCCCGCGAGTCCGCGTCCGCGGTCGTGTCCGACAGGCGGCGCATCGCGTCGGAGAACTGCCCGAACGGTCCCACCGCACTGGCCGCCGAACGCCCCCCAGACCCTGTGGCGTCCGCGAGATCCTTGGCGTCCTTCACGGCCTGCGACATCTCGCCCTTGACCGAGCCCAGCGCATCCGCGGCCCGGCCCGCCGCGAGGCCTTGGTCGTTGTAGGCCTTCGCCGCGCCACCCTGCGTCGCGACCCACTCGACGTTGGCCTCCGCCGTGTCGTTCAGCCGCTTCTGCAGGGCGTTCAGGCCGCCGTCCTGGCCCAGGTAGGCGTCCGTGAGCTCACGAGCCTTCACCCCGGCCTTCGACATGACGTCGACCAGCCGTTCCTTGCCGTCGAAGACCTTCGTGTCCATGACGGACTGCGCGGCTACCGCGCGAACGTTGCCGTTGATGGCACCGTTCGACTCTTGCAACGCCTGGGTGAGACTGCTGATCCGCGACTGGTGCTCCGCCGCTGCCTGAGCTGCCTGCTGCTGATGCGAGGCGAGCATCGACAGCGCCACACCCGCACCTGCGAGCGCCACACCCCACGGGCCGCCCAGCGCCCCCATCAGCCCTCGGGCAGCGCCACCGACACCAGCGCCGATCGCCCGCGCCACCCCGGTGATCGGGCCGGAGGCGCTGCGGAACGCGCTGGTCATCTGCCCGACGACCGGAATCCGCGTCTGCATGACGGCCAGGGCTTGTCCAATGCGGCCGATGGACTGCCCTTGCGCGGAGGAGAGCCGCTCCTGCACCCGCATCTGGTCCCCGAGCGACCGGTACGCGCCGACCACCGGCCCGGACACGGTCTGCCCCAGCCGTGCCATCACCGGGGCGACCCGGCGTGCCATCAGCATCGCGACGATCGCCGTCTGAATCGGACCGGGGAGAGCACCGAAGGCGCGCACCAGTCCGGCGACGACATGCCCGATCGGCACCAGCACTGCTGAGGCGGCGCCGGCACCGGAGGTGATCAGGTTCAGGGCCGTGACGATGATGTCGAGCGCCGTCCCACCAGCATCGGCCTCCTTGGCGACATCGCTGATGGCCTCCGCCACGGGCGCCGCAGCCGAGGCCGCGTTGTCGAGAACATCGAGGAGCGCGCGCCCCGCGTTCACCAACACGTTCACGCCCGCTGCGGCAGCGTCGAAAGCCAGGTCCTTCACCGGCCTGCCTAGCCCACCGAGGGCGCCCTTCACCTCACTCAGCCCGGCCGAGACGGCCTTCGACGCCGACGGCCCGGCCAGCGTGTAGAGGTCGTGGACGTAATCCAGGGCCCCTGCGATACCGGGCGTCGCAGCGGAGATCCCTGCGGTCAACAGCCGGGTGACCTTCTCCAGACCCGGCGCGGCCGCCGTGTACAGAACCTGACCGGCGTTCTTCGCCTGCGTCTTGAGCTGGGTGACCGCACCTGACAGCCCCTTGGTCTGCGAGGCGGCGATTTCACCCGCTGCCCCCGTCCGCGCGATCGCGGTGTGCATCTGGTCGAAGGACTCGACACCCTGGTGTGCCAGCGCCGACGCACCCGCCAGAGCAGGCTTGCCGACCACATCGGCCAGGGAGCCCAGGAACTCCTTCTGCGACATCCGGTGCTGGGCCTTCTCCAGACCCTCGACCACCGTGCGCAGGCCCTTGAAGTTGCCCGGGGCGTCGAACGCCTCGATCCCAAGCTCGGCCAGGCTCTGCCTGGCCCGCGCGGTGGGGCGCGCCAGGTTGGTGAGCATCCCGCGCAGGGACGTTCCTGCTTTGGAGCCGAGGATGCCGGAACGGGCCAGCATCGCCACCGCTGTGGACGTGTCCTCGATCGAGATGCCCAGCTGAGCGGCGACAGGGCCGGTGTAGGACATCGCGTAGTAGATGTCCTGCAAGCCGCCCGAAGCGGCGTTCGCCGATGCGGCCAGCACATCGGCGGCGCGTCCGGCGTGGTTCGAGCTGAGCCCGAACTGGTCCATGACGTCGCCCAGGTAGCGGGCGGAATCGGCGGCGCTGAGGTTGTCAGCTGCGGCCAGCTGCATCGCCGCGCGGGCGTTGGCGATGCTCGACGTAGATGTCTGGCCCGCCTTGGCGAGCTCCAGCATCGCGTCCGCAGCCTTCGCCGCCGACGTACCGGGCAGTTGCAGGTCCGCCCCCAGCTCGCGGGCCTTGGCGGCGGCCTGCACCATCTCCTGCCCGTTGGCATTGGTGACCGCGCCCCACTTGTTGATCGCGCGCTGGTACTCGTTGCCTTCCTTCGCGATCTCCGCGAGCCCGGCAACGATTCCCCCGCCGACGAGCACGCCGCGCAGGTGGTGGGCTTCCTGCCGGGCGCTGAGCAGCCCGTGACGCAGTTGCCGCATCGAGGCATGCCCGTCCGCGCCGACACGACGTAGCCCCGCCCGGGTCCGGTCCGCGTCACGGCCCAGGCCCCGAAGCCCCGCAGCGGAACCCCGGGCGCCCGAGGCGATCCGGCGAAGGTTCCGGTTGAGGGCATCGGTGTCCCGGCCCAGCCCGCGCATCGCGCGCGAGGCCTGCCGGATCTCCGACAGGAGGTTCGCGAAGTCCGCTCGCGCCTGAACGCTGAGCGTGTAGGACGACACCCGCCGGCGCCCTTACTCCCCACGCGCCCCTCTCGAAACCCCGCCCCTCACCCACCCGCCCGGCTACGCGCGCGGGACCAAACCGATGCGCACCCCGTAGCTGTCGGCGCCATCGGGCACCTGGTCCTGCTCGTGCGCGATCAGCTCGCAGCCCGGGCAGCGCACCGTCGTGGTGACGTACGCGAACCGGTCCCCACCGTGCTCCTCGTCCCACTCCGCAGGCCGGGTCCCGCACCCGTCACAGATGCTGCGCCGGAAGGCGGTGAACGCAAGCGCCTTCGCGCGGTCCAGCTCACTCCAGCGTCCGTCGCCTGCTCCGAGGAACTGCGACTGCGGGATGGCGTACCGGTCGCACAGCTCCAGCTCCGCGCGGAGCTGTGCGTCCGTGATCAGCCTTTTCCCAGCTCCACGGTGGACGTACGCACGATCTGCTGCGCCTGCCACGCTGCTGCGAACAGCGTGTTCGACTCTGCGACTGGCCACGAGTCGAGCAGATCCTGGGCATCTGCCTCGCTCATGCCCTCCACCGTCGCCCCGTGATCATCCCGTTCGATGTGTGCCGCAGCGATCAGCGCGGCGGGAAACGTCTCCGGGTTCCAGGCGTCACCGTCCTCGGCTTGGGCCTCGGTCGGGGGGAACCTCTTGATCAGTCCGTCCAGGATGGGTC
The window above is part of the Streptomyces venezuelae genome. Proteins encoded here:
- a CDS encoding phage tail tape measure protein, coding for MSSYTLSVQARADFANLLSEIRQASRAMRGLGRDTDALNRNLRRIASGARGSAAGLRGLGRDADRTRAGLRRVGADGHASMRQLRHGLLSARQEAHHLRGVLVGGGIVAGLAEIAKEGNEYQRAINKWGAVTNANGQEMVQAAAKARELGADLQLPGTSAAKAADAMLELAKAGQTSTSSIANARAAMQLAAADNLSAADSARYLGDVMDQFGLSSNHAGRAADVLAASANAASGGLQDIYYAMSYTGPVAAQLGISIEDTSTAVAMLARSGILGSKAGTSLRGMLTNLARPTARARQSLAELGIEAFDAPGNFKGLRTVVEGLEKAQHRMSQKEFLGSLADVVGKPALAGASALAHQGVESFDQMHTAIARTGAAGEIAASQTKGLSGAVTQLKTQAKNAGQVLYTAAAPGLEKVTRLLTAGISAATPGIAGALDYVHDLYTLAGPSASKAVSAGLSEVKGALGGLGRPVKDLAFDAAAAGVNVLVNAGRALLDVLDNAASAAAPVAEAISDVAKEADAGGTALDIIVTALNLITSGAGAASAVLVPIGHVVAGLVRAFGALPGPIQTAIVAMLMARRVAPVMARLGQTVSGPVVGAYRSLGDQMRVQERLSSAQGQSIGRIGQALAVMQTRIPVVGQMTSAFRSASGPITGVARAIGAGVGGAARGLMGALGGPWGVALAGAGVALSMLASHQQQAAQAAAEHQSRISSLTQALQESNGAINGNVRAVAAQSVMDTKVFDGKERLVDVMSKAGVKARELTDAYLGQDGGLNALQKRLNDTAEANVEWVATQGGAAKAYNDQGLAAGRAADALGSVKGEMSQAVKDAKDLADATGSGGRSAASAVGPFGQFSDAMRRLSDTTADADSRARALHDALNILAGGSVDLSAAESRLNRSVSDASDALKGGVDHAQGYGKSLLNMDGSLSTVTRNGQKLYDLLQGLSTNSADAALAAYQYAEASGKTVPEALKAAQAQMATARESALSTAEGFGLSAEQAARLADSAGLVPEQVSLVLQTAGMDEAMAELIAVQQTLKADPDKKTITIATLSDDARADLEDLGFKIHDLKDRRVEVTAPTETARTDLDSLIAKIAETPGSKKVSVTSATQSTITSLEEVKQKIAGLPPGRMIPISAPTAEARRQLEALGFSITAIPASKNVYVSVPVGAATGNVATIQGAIDSLHGKTIGIGVYRTEYINTVHQQGGNYGPYKDGYRLGKADGGIVTYADGGVRKENHVAQIARGGTWRVWAEDETQGEAYLPLAPSKRARSKIILNEVARRFGGQVVYNASGGLSDWSYQPLGSSGLTVSDVISKSQRKGKGGKEHFDLRLFEKNLRRSVRTAKSWRNDLATVVRRAGTDVAKALEDMGEDGVALTRKMAHGSNRYVRDMASQLTKLAGTARATLNDFTGQLNNAVKNNSAFQKNLTTLASRGYTALAQRLAEQGDENAEALAAQAVKDRKKAQKANTAAKKAATSLDGDQLADLVKLVGALSKNKGIHSVAEATGLAEDRIIEVGNLAKSHIRKTGKADRFLSDLVKANAGKAYANGGIWEPGVYSSPRGLIKFAEPETAAESYIPHAGAKRGRATAVLAETADRFGYGLAPRRLVDAHAGRGRITVVHQAPAIGQQTIHVSGSAATADDIAATVSYQMRRARRGGVLR